CAGAAGGTTGTCAATGGAGATTTTCTGCCCCGTGAACGCTATCTGCGGATGTCGAAAAAAACGCCGGCTTATTGGAGAGGATACCTGGAAAAATGGCAAAAACTGGTCAATCGCGTCGACGGTTCCTCGTCGCATTAGCGTTTCTGGCAACAGGGCTTCTCTCGCTGACGAGGTTTTTGAAACCGGCCGCCAAGAGCAAAAAGACGTTGCTCGCCGTGGCCGAGAAAGACATTCCGAGTAACGGCGCCCTCGTGTATAAGGAGGCGCGAGTCGCCATCATCAGGGAGTCGGGTAAAATATCTGCCGTCAGTCTGGTTTGCACCCATCTGGGCTGCACCGTTTCCGCGACGACCGATGAGCTTGTCTGTCCGTGCCACGGAAGCAGTTTTGACTGGAAGGGAATCGTCATCAAGGGACCGGCGGACCGGCCTTTGCCGCAGTACAAGGTGGAAGAACGCGACGGACGGATTGTGGTACTGCTGTAATTATGGATTGACAGAGACAAGAAGCGGAAACATTTGCCAATTTTGACGGCAATCCCTCAGCGAGGAGAAGATTTTTTGTTCAAGGATTTTTTTAAACACATATTTCCCCGGATTGTACTGCTGGGCAATCTGCGGATAACCTATACCTTCTGCCTGGGCGGGCTGGCCTTTACCACGTTTTTACTGCTTATCGCCTCCGGGCTGCTGCTCCTTTTTTATTACCAGCCTGCGCCGGAACGGGCGTTTCAATCCATCCTGTTTCTGGAAGAATCGGTCTGGGGGGGGCGGTATCTGCGGAGCCTGCACCGGCTTTCTTCCCACTTTTTTCTCGTCCTCATTTTTCTCCACACCCTGCGGGTCATACTTACCGGGGCCTACCGCAAGCCGCGTGAGTTCAACTGGGCGATCGGGTTTTCACTCCTCTGCATTACGATTTTCGATGCGTACACCGGCTATCTGCTGCCAATGGACCAGCTCAGCCTGTGGGCGACCCAGACGGGGATGGAGCTGGTCGGGACAACGTTTCCGGGACCGCAGGTACGGGGGATCCTTGTGCCCGACGGAGTCGGCCAGCCGATGTCGCTGCTGCGTTTTTATATACTGCACATCGTGCTGCTGCCACTGTCGGTACTTTCTCTTTCCGTTCTCCATTTCTACCGCATCCGGAAAGACCGGGGACTTTTGCCGTATCTGTGAGTCTTTTTTCATCTTAGTCGCTGAGGTGCGATTGTGAAAGATTACATAAAGAGTTCGCCGCATTTTTTTCGCCTGATAAAACTGGCGGCAGCGCTTTTCTGCGGGGCGGTTTTCGTGCTGGCGTTCTTTATCACGGCGCCGCTTCAGGCGCCGGCAGACATCCGCCATGTTCCCAATCCGGTCAAGTCGGCATGGTTTCTGCTCTGGATTCAGGAACTTGTCAGCTATTCCCGCTATCTTTCGTATCTGGTCGCCGCGATCGGAGCTTTTTTTCTGCTCATCCCCTGGCTGCCGATCAGCCCCCCGGCCACCCGGGCCAGATGGTTTGCCGGCGGCCAGTTCCCGGTGACAGTCATCACGGTTGTCACGTTTACGGCCATTTTAGCGTTGACGATTATAGCCATGTTCTTCAGGGGTGAAAATTGGTCTTTTATCGCGCCTGTCTGGTAGCAATATTACTTGCGGTCTCTCTCGCGGATTACGCCTTTCCCGCCCGGCAGAGCGTCTGTATCACCTGCCACCAGCCTCACTATTCCGGCAAGGGGAGCTGTGTGAGCTGTCACAGGGGTGACGACCGTACCGGGCGTAAGGAAATCGCCCATTATGATCTTGTTGCCGGCAGATTTGCCCACTATAAAATCGAGGGGAGTCCGGTGGCGGAGCGGGGGAAAAAACTTCTGGAGCGATTCTCCTGCCGGCGCTGTCATCGTTACGCGGAAAAGGGGAACCATCTGGCGGGGAGTCTCGATGTGACGGGAGCGACTGGAAAGGTCCGTGATATCTACGAGTCAATCAGGGTGCCGGTGCTCTTCATGCCGAACTTCCATGCGAACGACGCCCAGATTGCCGATCTGGTGAACGCCATCCTGGCGCGTGCAAAATTTCAAAAGCCGCCGGTGGGAGAAACCGCCCTTATAGTTCATTTTCAGGACGTGAAAAATATCCGGAAGAACGTATTTGCCGGAAAATGCGGCAAGTGCCACAAAATCCTCAGCGAACAATCGGGCGGGCTGGGGAGCGGCTATATTGGTCCGAACCTGTCCGGGCTTTTTTCCGAATTTTATCCCAGGACGTATCGCGACGCGGAATCATGGAATCCCGACAAGCTCAAGAAATGGCTGGAAAATCCACGTGATATCAGGATAAACGCCATGATGCCGCCGGTGCGGCTTGCACCCGAGGAGTTTGAGCAGCTGCGGGGAATCATCCAGCTCGATAAATCCTTGCCCGATGCACCCAGGTAGTTTTTAAGCGTTGAATATTCGGTTGATTGAAGTGAGCTCCCCCCTTCTCTTACATGTTGTAAGTACAGCGATTCCTTTTTGATGGCATTATCAGAAAATAAGAACCCTTTGGGCCTGCCCTTTGCTCTATAGCCAATTGCATTGTCTTCAGAAATGTGTATATATACATCTACACATGAAGTGTATGGTCTGCTTTTTATGATTGTTAAACCTCTATAAGAGAAAGGGCTGAAGGAACAAATCATGAAAAATGTTAACGCGTTGAAGATAAGAAATCAGTTAGGCGCAATCTTGGAGGAACTCAGCGAAACCGGAGAGCCGGTTCTTATCAGCAAGGGACGAAAGGTTCGGGCCGTGTTGGTTACACCCGAACAGTTTGAAAGACGGTTTCTCGATTTTCAGACGGAAGAAAAAAAGCGGGAGCTTCTTGAGAAGATAGAATCCCTTCGGGCCGGGCGAATCGGGGGAAAAAGCAGCACGGATGTGCTACGAGAGTTAAGAGGGTATGAAGTATGATCTGGATCGTTGATGCCTCCGTTACCGTGAAGTGGTTCCTTGCAGAAGAGCGCAATTCCCCTGCCGATGCCGTGTTGAAGCGCTGGATCGATCAGCCGGAATTTTTTGCGATTCCGGAGCTGTTCTGTTTTGAGGTGTTTTCCGTTCTCTGTCGCATTCATCCCCGCGGGCGTGAAGTTTTCGTCGAGGGCGTTCTGCCGCTGATTCAGGGTGGAGTTCTCCGGCAGCCAATGACCGAGCAACTGGCCAGCGATGCGGCAAACTTAGTGGCGGACGGGCTCACCGGTTACGACGCGTGTTACGCGGCGCTTGCCCGCCAGTTGGGAGGCATGTGGCTCACCTTCGATGCGCGTGCTCATCGCCTGATCGCCTCCGAGGCCATTTCCCACAATCTGGCCGAAGGCCTGCCGGCGGGGTGGCTTTAATTGCTTAAATATCTCTAACAGAAAATGAAAAACTTGACGCTGCCGTGTGCATCTTTGCCGCCGAGGTATTGATGTAGCTCGCCCGAATAAAAATTATCTTAAAACCCGTTTGGACACCATTCGGTAAAAACGGCTTGATTTTCACGGCTGAAAGAAATATTACTCCCGAACATTATAAGGGTAAGTTGGCAGCGCGTTTTCGCCGTTGGATAATTGAAAAACGAGGTGATTTAATTGGATAATATCAAGATCAGCAAGGATGAAGTCGCCTATGTGGCCCATCTGGCACGTCTCGAATTCAAGGAAGAGGAAACGGAAAAATTCACCGCCCAGATGAACGATATCCTCAGTTATATGGATAAGCTCTCCGAGGTGGATACGGCAGGGGTGACGCCGCTGGCCAACGCGACCCTGCGCAAGAACGCCTTCCGGACGGACGTCGTCGGAGAGTCCCTTCCCCCGGAGCAGTCGCTCGCCAATGCGCCGGAGACACGCGGCGGGTTTTTCCAGGTGCCGAAGATAATCGAATAACGAGGAGAAATCGTAACAAATCGTCACGCCGGTGCAAACCGGGGGTCACGAAAGATCAGTGGCTGTCCCCAATTAAGAGAAGAAAGAGAAATGCTTTATGGAATTGAATCAACTGACAATTCACGAACTTAAAGAAAAACTCCGTTC
This DNA window, taken from Syntrophales bacterium, encodes the following:
- a CDS encoding Rieske (2Fe-2S) protein; translation: MAKTGQSRRRFLVALAFLATGLLSLTRFLKPAAKSKKTLLAVAEKDIPSNGALVYKEARVAIIRESGKISAVSLVCTHLGCTVSATTDELVCPCHGSSFDWKGIVIKGPADRPLPQYKVEERDGRIVVLL
- a CDS encoding cytochrome b N-terminal domain-containing protein, with the translated sequence MFKDFFKHIFPRIVLLGNLRITYTFCLGGLAFTTFLLLIASGLLLLFYYQPAPERAFQSILFLEESVWGGRYLRSLHRLSSHFFLVLIFLHTLRVILTGAYRKPREFNWAIGFSLLCITIFDAYTGYLLPMDQLSLWATQTGMELVGTTFPGPQVRGILVPDGVGQPMSLLRFYILHIVLLPLSVLSLSVLHFYRIRKDRGLLPYL
- a CDS encoding cytochrome c, with protein sequence MVFYRACLVAILLAVSLADYAFPARQSVCITCHQPHYSGKGSCVSCHRGDDRTGRKEIAHYDLVAGRFAHYKIEGSPVAERGKKLLERFSCRRCHRYAEKGNHLAGSLDVTGATGKVRDIYESIRVPVLFMPNFHANDAQIADLVNAILARAKFQKPPVGETALIVHFQDVKNIRKNVFAGKCGKCHKILSEQSGGLGSGYIGPNLSGLFSEFYPRTYRDAESWNPDKLKKWLENPRDIRINAMMPPVRLAPEEFEQLRGIIQLDKSLPDAPR
- a CDS encoding type II toxin-antitoxin system Phd/YefM family antitoxin, which codes for MKNVNALKIRNQLGAILEELSETGEPVLISKGRKVRAVLVTPEQFERRFLDFQTEEKKRELLEKIESLRAGRIGGKSSTDVLRELRGYEV
- a CDS encoding type II toxin-antitoxin system VapC family toxin codes for the protein MIWIVDASVTVKWFLAEERNSPADAVLKRWIDQPEFFAIPELFCFEVFSVLCRIHPRGREVFVEGVLPLIQGGVLRQPMTEQLASDAANLVADGLTGYDACYAALARQLGGMWLTFDARAHRLIASEAISHNLAEGLPAGWL
- the gatC gene encoding Asp-tRNA(Asn)/Glu-tRNA(Gln) amidotransferase subunit GatC: MDNIKISKDEVAYVAHLARLEFKEEETEKFTAQMNDILSYMDKLSEVDTAGVTPLANATLRKNAFRTDVVGESLPPEQSLANAPETRGGFFQVPKIIE